One Deltaproteobacteria bacterium DNA segment encodes these proteins:
- a CDS encoding DNA recombination protein RmuC produces DNFQIQYTFRNGERVDAIIKTAQGLVSVDAKFPLENFQRFVAATTDEEKKILRKLFINDVKKHVDDIASKYILPAEGTFEFALMYIPAENVYYEIITRDLAGGENTSILYHAMKKKVIPVSPNTFYAYLQTILLGLRGMQVEKRVGEIVTELARLRKELTSFRVDFSRLGKHLSDSLSSFEKSDKRLVRLEDKLSTLEILPTTETSAEIKDKSEEVLPLLEQ; encoded by the coding sequence GGACAATTTTCAGATTCAATACACCTTTCGAAACGGGGAGAGGGTGGATGCGATTATCAAGACGGCGCAAGGTTTAGTTTCCGTGGATGCCAAATTTCCGCTGGAAAATTTTCAACGCTTTGTGGCGGCAACAACGGATGAAGAAAAAAAGATTCTCCGAAAACTTTTTATCAACGATGTCAAAAAACATGTTGATGACATTGCCTCCAAATATATTTTACCGGCCGAAGGAACTTTTGAATTCGCCCTAATGTATATTCCCGCTGAAAATGTTTATTACGAAATCATTACGCGCGATCTGGCAGGCGGAGAAAATACTTCCATTTTGTATCACGCGATGAAGAAAAAAGTCATTCCGGTCTCCCCGAACACATTCTACGCCTATTTGCAGACGATCTTACTGGGGTTGAGAGGCATGCAGGTGGAAAAAAGGGTGGGCGAAATTGTCACGGAGTTGGCGAGGCTCAGAAAAGAATTGACGAGTTTTCGCGTTGATTTCTCCAGATTGGGAAAACATTTGAGCGATTCACTCAGCAGTTTTGAAAAATCGGACAAGCGTCTGGTGCGATTGGAAGACAAACTCTCCACATTGGAAATTTTGCCCACCACGGAAACCAGCGCGGAGATCAAAGATAAATCCGAAGAGGTTTTGCCGCTCCTTGAACAGTGA